Below is a genomic region from Halalkalicoccus sp. NIPERK01.
CGTAGTTACCGGAGGATGGTGATTACCTCCCGATTCTTGAGAGGGATGTGCGGACCACCGGTCACCACCAGACGCTGCGATGGGGTGCCCACGGCCGCGGGGCCGGCGACCTCTTCACTCGGCCACCGGGTACTCCACCAGCCGAGCCAGGTTTTCCAGGGACATGCCCCAACCCGTCGCAGCATCCTCCTCGGGAATGAGCTTGGGAATGCCCTCTTGCCGCACGGTCACCTCGGTCCCACCCTCGACCTCCTCAAAGGTGATGGTCACGGTCATCTCGCCCTGCATCTCGGGTGCATCAGTCTCGAACTTGTCTGACTGGACGATGCGCTCGTTGGGCACCAGCTCCACGTACTCACCACCGAAGCTGTGCTCGTCGCTCTTGTCGAGCGAGGTGAAGGTCCCGCGATACGTTCCGCCGACCTCCCCGTCGGCGTGATCGTACGTGGCGGTGTAGCCCGCCGGTGGCGAGAATTTCGCCAAGGCGTCGGCATCCAGGAACGCAGAGTAGATACGTTCAGTAGGCGCCTTGATAACGCGGCTAACTTCGATGCTTCCCGTCTCCATTTCGGTAGGTTGGTCGCTCATGACTGATCGTCTCCTTCGACTTCCTGCGCGATGGCATCCAGCGTGTCCTCCCAGAAGATCCGGTACTGGACGATCCAGGAGAAGGCTTCGGACAGGGGTTTGCCCTGGAGCGCGCACCGGCGCACCCGGCCTTCGTGAGTCTGCTGGAGCAACCCGGCGTCCTCCAGCACGCTCAGGTGTTGACTGATCGCCGATAGGCTGACGTCGTGGGGTTCGGCCAGTTCGCTCACGCTCTTTTCCCCCTCGGAAAGCTGCTCGATGATCGATCGCCTGATGGGGTGAGAGAGTGCAGCAAAGACCGAGTCCAGGTCAACGTCAGGATGCTTAAGCATCTTCTAAACTAATGCGTCCGAGATGCTTAAGCATTTGCTTAAATGAAGAATATCGGGCCATGACCCTGACCCCGACCCGGTGGTCCGGACTTGACGGACCCCACTTGCTGAACTACCTCTGGGAGGGCAACCGATCAGACCTCTCCGTCCATCTCTACGGTAAAAATGCCGCCCCCTCGAACAAGCACGACCATACTATCAATTTCATAGGATAGCTCTGCCAGTAGTCACACGGACTGTATCTAACGAGAAGTGAGGCTCGGCACCGCTGAATATGAACTGTTCTATGACACCCTGCAAAATTGGCAAAATGAAGGATTCCTGAGTTGGTCGACAGAGATTCTGATAGGTGTCCGAGATATAGCAAATCAGTAGATAGAAGTCGATCGTCATTACCTCCCCGATAACAATACAGTAGCACCTGCTACGTCTTCATGCAGCAGAAAGGAGGATGATACCATACAACGGGACATTACCCAAAACATCGTCATCCTAGTCGGACCCTGTGAGAGTCCTGCGCTTCATGATGCTACCCAGGGAGGATCCTCCCCTGACAGGATCCTTTCTGCGGAGTATCTCCTCCCGTGCAGTCTCCCGCTGACGGGAGGGTTCCGCTGAATGACTAGCTCTACTACGTGCACGTCCGTTGAGATCTCGCTCACCGATAGTTGCAACTGATTCGACAGAAGTTACTGCCAATCACATGCCTTGTGCAACATCGGCCTGTGTGAGAACGGGTGAGTGTTGCACAAGGCCGCCAGAATATTGAATCCGGCAGCTGGCTAGTGAGAATATCAGTTTGATGTTCCGCCATCTGTTGCCGGAATCGATTGGGTAAGCACGTCCATCTGTTGAGTGGCCTCCGTCTCAGTCTCCTCACGACGTTGCTGCTCGGCGTCTCCAATCGGGAAGAAAAGGTCCGCGTTACTCGGAGATGGCTCATACTCGAGTCGCTCGAGGATCAGCGGCGTGTACGTCTCCTTGAGGTAGTCCGAGAGGCTCCCCATGACGCTCTCGATTGCTACATGGATGTCACGCCGAGGGATCGGCTGAACGCCAACGGTAAGCGGGAGATCGTGGATTTGCCGGCACATCGCGACCGTCCGCTTTTCCTTCGTCGAAAGGGTGGAGTCAGTATCGGAGATCTCCGAGAGGAGTCCCTCCGCGTCATCGATAATCCGATCAAGTTTGTCCTCAAGTCGCTGCGGACGACCGCCATGGCGATACTCTCGAAGAGCGCGAGCGAGAGCGATACCAAGACGGTCGTCGGTGTGTTTTTTCACAAACGCTTTGAACGCCTCCTTGAGTTCGCGATCGACTCGAGCACCGACTTGCGTAAGATCAACGTCCTCCCCATCTCCAAGCGTCCCCTCTGAAATCGGTTTATTCTTTTCGTCGATGTTCTCAGGAGTACGGCCCGCCGCTCGAACGAGTCGATCGATCCGCTGTTCGACCTCATGATAGTCGTCGGCGTTGATCCATTCCTGTATAGCTGATTCGACCGCACGACCGACTTCTCCCTTAGTATCGCCGTTCTCAGCACGAACCCACGTAACGAACGCATCCCACTCAGCAGTCGGGACTTTCCAGTTGAGATGTGGGCGGTCGGAACTCACTACAACCACCCCACGAACTCGGTTGGCCAAACTGGACAACTTCGTGGATCCGTGGCAGTAGTAAGTTGTCCATAGTGGGAGTTGAAGAGAGAGGGAAGAGAGTGAATAGCCATTCGCTCACGAACATTTCTTCCAAGGAAGTCTTCTTCGTCTTGCGATTTTCCGTTCTTGCTGGAACCTTCTTCGGAGGGGGACCTACTCTCTCGAGAGTCGCAAGAAAAAATAAAACTGCTCTCAGTCATCGTTCGACCTCGATCAAGGATTGACAGCGCGGACACTCAACGAGTTCCTTGTAAGTTGTGTCAGTCGGCAGAATCGCACCACAAGATGGGCAACTCGTTGCTAAGCGCTCTTGATTACCGTCAGTCGACCGCTTGGTTTCTCGAACGAAACTACTCGCGTAGCTCGTGGTAGTATCGCTTGATTTGCTCAAATAGTGACCGTGATAGGCTCAAAAGAGCGGAGACGGAGCTCGACGCCGGCAGAAACGAGAATTTAAGTCCGTACCTGTCGAAACCACGGATAGCGGTGTCCGTACACAGATGCGGACCGCCGTAACTATCACGGAGATCGTGCCGGTGGTCGCGACTGCTCACAACAGTCGCCCCCTGTTGTAGCAGGGGTTCGCCGGTGCGGTTTATTGCCTTCATCTACTCGCGTAGCGCTGACTGTGGAATATCAACGGTTTCGTGTAGATGGATCGTCATTTCTTACACTCGCTCTTTATTCGTCGGTCTCCCGATCGGCGCACACTACGTCTCGGATCTCAGCGAGCAGATCAGGTTGATGCTCTTCGAGAAGCCTGATATCAGTCGTCAGCTCCTCTTGGATTCGCCGACGTGCGCGAGATGTTGCCTGATACTTCCTGTCAGCGCCGTGTTCACCGGCTAGTTGTTCGCGTTCACGTTCGGTGAGCATCGCCCTGCTTCGTGCCATGCTCATCCCTTTGATCGCAGCCATTACAGTATTTACTAACATTCCTCTCTGCATAAAGGTTGCCCCCTGTTCTAATGTTAGAATATAGGGCAACTTTTATGTGGTTAGGGTATATACTAACATACAGAGACAGACCCCCTCCTCGGGGCGTGGTTCGACGGTAGAGAGCGCCCGCCTGCTAGTACAGGCGAGCGGGGTTGTCTCGGGTCAGAGAACAAACCCATGAGCACGAAACAAGCGAACACGAAAGAAGCTATCGACAAGCGAACGATCCGCGCGTGCGAGGGCTGCATGATCATCGTTCCGGATGGAGACGGCACGGCGATGTTCGACGTCTACTCGGCGACCAACGGCGAGAACACCATCTACACTGTCGACCTCCGCGCGGAAGTCTGCACCTGTGCCGATTTCCGCCACCGCGAGCCGAAGGGTGGGTGCAAGCACATCCGGCGCGTCAAGCTCGCGCTCGGTCTCATGCCGGTTCCCGCAGGCATCGATCTCGACGAAGCACTCGTCCACGACCGCGAGAAGTACGGCGTCGAACCCGAACCCTCGACAACGGCGGTCGCGACGGACGGTGGTGTTGCGACCGAGACCGCCACACAGGACGATGCCAACGAGGAGGCTCGAATCACCGGCCCACACCTCGAGCCGCCGGAGCAGGGTGGTGCGACGTACTACCGGTGCGAGGACTGTGGTCGCGAGTCGCTCCGTCATAGGGACGTAGAGCGCTCGGAGTTCCATGCCGACGGGTGCGCGCTCCGATGAGTTCTGATGACAGCGACTGATAGGAATCAGTGAAAGAATCTACATATTAGTTCTCTTCACTCGCCGGCAACTGTCAGAAACGTCATGCGTGATACACAGTGCGTATCGGTTATCCACTGTTTGGCGAGGAATCAGGTAGGAATATAAGGACACTATTACTCATCACCAACAAACTCCGCTTTTGCGTCTCTTATGAGCTCAGCTAAGATCTTGAGATAGTATTTTAGGTCGTCTTCAGCGTCAGATGGGTTATTGTAGCTGTACTCTTCATTTTCCAAATTTGAAAAGTAAAGTCCAGACTCTATATCTGCATTTTCGAACTCCATGTAGAACTTCACCTCATCACCATCACCCGTTTCAACGCTGAACCCAGATCCACCCCACTCATCACCGACGAAGATTGAGTCGGCCCAGGGCGGGACTTCTCTTTGCAATTCGGCTGGATTACCTGAAAATGATGCGTAATTGGATACTCCGGTCTCTCCCTCTTTCTCCATGTCATTACGGAGATTTTTCATGTGGCGGCAAACCGGGTCCTCTTTGAGGACTTGAACGCGATCTTCGTACCATTCCTTGAATTCAGTATCCTCCGATGTTGCCTTTTGTAGCGCAAAAGTGAGGTTTCTGCCGAACGATACTGCATTGTAGATGCCAATGTACTTCTCCTCGCCTGTTCCACTCTCAAATTGCTTTAATCCGAGATATGCACCCTTGAGCATGCGTTCGGCGCGTCGGATCGCTTCCTTTGACTCCAGACCCATACCAATTGTATCTGA
It encodes:
- a CDS encoding SRPBCC domain-containing protein, which encodes MSDQPTEMETGSIEVSRVIKAPTERIYSAFLDADALAKFSPPAGYTATYDHADGEVGGTYRGTFTSLDKSDEHSFGGEYVELVPNERIVQSDKFETDAPEMQGEMTVTITFEEVEGGTEVTVRQEGIPKLIPEEDAATGWGMSLENLARLVEYPVAE
- a CDS encoding helix-turn-helix transcriptional regulator — its product is MLKHPDVDLDSVFAALSHPIRRSIIEQLSEGEKSVSELAEPHDVSLSAISQHLSVLEDAGLLQQTHEGRVRRCALQGKPLSEAFSWIVQYRIFWEDTLDAIAQEVEGDDQS